A stretch of Stigmatopora argus isolate UIUO_Sarg chromosome 22, RoL_Sarg_1.0, whole genome shotgun sequence DNA encodes these proteins:
- the LOC144068029 gene encoding pecanex-like protein 3 isoform X2, producing the protein MGSQALQILRQGVWASLTGGWYVDPHQSTFSNCFHLYLWIFLLAFPFLLYMAFPASLVIAGLYSAAVAIFFTTIKVVNYRLHAMFDLGEIVEKKRASLTADGPRTEEGDEGSGGLDGSQPRDIHAGVEMTVFRKVNSTPPVRCSSQHSLFGLNQVSEFLPQLEDSGGTKDIKELMREQGSNNVIVTSAHREILQQSSQDTVSAPSVVQSCIAVALGGNFPGLMGLPGAPSGFGEPGEYLSVPPSPSSQEDGGDKEPLHEVVVKQKTPEDNALAYSPLGPAGESESLGDTPLSPLIKSSLSEELSENLLGLCLDLVVFVPGTEYPGCRSGVALAAGSTDSCFSGGAAATDRETLSTVSSYRSEKTDSTQLESPSLSQPKLADGPGCTTGPAGGKWRPANTGLPAGQDDSDTDNLSDSVLLRSPSKDLSPSQALDRTLVEGDDLPSVPSDMIAQPPTFPDSSPSSSGHSDVCDLEPAAPVPPLPPPRQGNSVPSRLALGSVSSEPSLPISSSPFLLADQAGQQVVRPKDLKLLRASGNSVGHKPGRRKAPRRRTGAGSSSFDCGSYRRHHNHRQHRDYIPVRNKLGAKAYSESLFEDSSDEDDGSDMSAASSLGSQHQYSSDEDSSSSTSCYSPELANAGAGSQLPSTARPPTPREGELAEPVCPSHSHAAKRSSSTASAKTHARVLSMDGAGSGQNSAATPPSASHAIPSTSTPAPRPLTISKSDLEARTLQVGCFPLSHPHRLDSLGGSWTGNQMGWRAGELTEEGAVGGALSPEDGAKHDSVGNVKRTQAIRRRHNAGTNPTPPPSTMGSPPSLQDLQRARTSSHSRTRNLPSALQFASSLLLPRSGIHEASTFDDTSEGAVHYFFDESGVKRSYTFGPAGGGYEDPVQERERQSQSSSFTSTEVQEGAPVLSMLQPRPVVLQGMQVRRVPLEMPEFDLDHESLQESQENTLMIEEKAKPKQYYRFWVLPGKWVRVRYDRLALLALLDRNRRVGENVFAVVLASLVAFLGFQLLLQGFFRDIWVFQFCLVIASCQYSLLKSVQPDAASPMHGHNWIIVYSRPVYFCLCCVMIWIFDLSGRSGSLQPFSLYGVTFFSAQFLLCIRDMLLVFALCFPVIFLFGLLPQVNTFIMCLLEQIDMHIFGGTATTSPLSSLFSLLRSVLVAALLYGFCLGAINAPWGDAHVPVLFSVFCGLLLALSYHLSRQSSDPTILGALVRSKLFPELENHIPEDPPVEIKDPLPEKLRNSVKEILHSDLVMCPLMAVITFAISASTVFIALQPALSLVLYILAGVVGCITHYLLPQLRKQLPWFCLAHPVLRSKEYSQFEVRDAAQLMWFEKMYAWLQCVEKYFIYPAVVLNSLTTEARAVGQNHKDLDIYRALFISVAGMKLLRSSFCAPSHQYVTLCFTTLFFHFDYPHFSETFLIDYYFMSILFSKMWDLLYKLRFVLTYIAPWQITWGSAFHAFAQPFAVPHSAVLFVQAVFSAIFSTPLNPVLGSAVFVTSYTRPVKFWERDYNTKRVDHSNTRLATQLDRNPGADDNNLNSIFYEHLTRSLQHSLCGDLLLGRWGNYNTGDCFILASDYLNALVHIIEIGNGLVTFQLRGLEFRGTYCQQREVEAITEGVEEDEGCCCCEPGHLPHMLSFNAAFGQRWLAWEVAATKYVLEGYSISDNNAASMLQVFDLRKILITYYVKSIIYYVSRSPKLEEWLANEAIHEALRPCLAPNYVDSDPTFNLNIDEDYDHRASGITLASFCLIYVDWIQYCNSRRQTPVTSDRDSPLVSLCFGLCILGRRALGTASHSMSASLEPFLYGLHALFKGDFRITSPRDEWVFADMDLLNRVVAPGVRMSLKLHQDHFTSPDEYEDPAVLYDAITANEEKMLISHEGDPVWRSAILANMPSLLALRHIMDDGSDEYKIIMLNKRFLSFRVIKVNRECVRGLWAGQQQELVFLRNRNPERGSIQNAKQALRNMINSSCDQPIGYPIYVSPLTTSYAGAHSQLRSVWGGPVSPHNIYNWLINSWDRMQKGCGAGCNSGGNIEDSDCGGGSASITTNVAIHTSQSTPASSLPQPHITTIQTSLGTDNPVGPSHNWPHHPQPLPLALLSQSEGRMEAGLLSSLQRTSSIQGLLGQQLSNSQLSFSGSVAPPPLPAPERFCPSGFLDNSAHRASQRAGFAQGNVLHFESHFGKWTFSGRKGFNGPAAIATTEGDGGSVHAIRTQPPLPVPPEQDPGLSQDPLGATRTLDSSPPAPPDESTELPLLEHLR; encoded by the exons AACTGCTTCCATCTCTACCTATGGATATTTCTGCTGGCTTTCCCCTTTTTGCTTTACATG GCTTTCCCTGCCAGTTTGGTGATAGCAGGCTTGTACTCTGCTGCTGTCGCCATCTTTTTCACCACTATCAAAGTGGTAAACTACCGGCTGCACGCCATGTTCGACCTGGGGGAGATTGTTGAGAAGAAGCGGGCCTCGCTCACGGCCGACGGTCCAAGAACAGAAGAAGGGGATGAAGGCTCAGGTGGTCTTGATGGGAGTCAACCCAG GGATATTCATGCTGGTGTGGAAATGACGGTGTTTCGGAAGGTCAACTCTACACCTCCGGTGAGGTGCAGTTCCCAGCACTCGCTGTTTGGACTCAACCAAGTGTCG GAGTTCTTGCCTCAACTTGAGGATTCAGGGGGAACAAAGG ATATCAAGGAGTTAATGCGAGAACAAGGAAGCAATAATGTGATCGTTACCTCTGCTCATCGCGAAATCCTGCAGCAGAGTTCTCAGGACACCGTCA GTGCTCCAAGTGTGGTCCAGTCCTGTATTGCTGTTGCACTGGGAGGTAATTTCCCAGGTCTTATGGGACTCCCCGGCGCACCATCCGGATTTGGAGAACCAGGGGAATATCTTTCTGTACCCCCTTCACCTTCCAGTCAAGAAGATGGAGGAGATAAAGAGCCACTTCACGAGGTGGTGGTAAAACAAAAGACTCCAGAGGACAATGCGTTAGCTTATTCTCCCCTTGGGCCAGCTGGCGAGTCTGAAAGTCTTGGAGATACCCCGCTCAGTCCTCTTATAAAAAGTAGCCTGAGTGAAGAGCTGAGTGAAAATTTGTTGGGATTGTGCCTCGACCTCGTGGTGTTCGTTCCTGGGACCGAGTACCCGGGCTGTCGCAGTGGGGTGGCATTGGCTGCCGGCTCCACGGACAGCTGTTTCAGTGGCGGTGCCGCCGCCACCGATCGTGAGACGCTGAGCACTGTCAGTAGCTATCGTAGTGAAAAGACGGACTCGACTCAACTGGAAAGCCCTTCACTCAGCCAACCGAAGCTCGCGGATGGACCGGGATGTACTACGGGGCCTGCGGGAGGCAAATGGCGCCCTGCGAACACGGGGCTGCCGGCAGGACAGGATGACAGTGATACAGATAATCTGTCGGACAGTGTGTTGCTGCGTTCCCCGTCCAAAGATCTCTCACCCAGTCAGGCGCTGGATAGAACACTCGTCGAAGGAGATGATTTACCATCTGTCCCGTCTGACATGATTGCACAACCCCCGACTTTTCCCGACTCTTCCCCGTCCAGTAGCGGACACTCGGACGTTTGCGATTTAGAGCCAGCTGCTCCCGTCCCCCCCCTACCTCCGCCTCGGCAGGGCAATTCAGTGCCCTCGAGGCTGGCCCTGGGTTCAGTGTCCTCTGAGCCGTCCCTGCCCATATCCTCATCCCCATTCCTGCTGGCCGATCAAGCCGGCCAGCAGGTTGTGCGGCCTAAGGACCTAAAGCTGCTGCGGGCCAGCGGCAACAGCGTGGGCCACAAGCCGGGCCGACGGAAAGCTCCAAGAAGGCGAACCGGCGCCGGGAGCAGTAGTTTTGACTGTGGCTCTTACAGGCGTCACCACAATCATCGGCAGCACAGAGATTACATCCCAGTGCGGAACAAACTCGGCGCCAAGGCCTATAGCGAAAGTCTCTTCGAAGACTCCAGCGACGAGGACGATGGCAGCGACATGAGCGCTGCTTCCAGCCTAGGTTCTCAGCACCAATACAGCTCAGACGAAGACTCCAGTTCCTCTACCTCCTGCTACTCTCCAGAACTCGCCAATGCCGGCGCCGGCTCACAGCTTCCTTCGACTGCTCGGCCTCCTACTCCACGGGAAGGCGAATTAGCGGAACCCGTTTGCCCCTCACATTCCCATGCTGCCAAGCGCTCCTCGAGCACAGCCAGCGCTAAGACTCACGCCAGGGTGCTCAGTATGGACGGGGCGGGTTCCGGTCAAAACAGCGCGGCCACTCCGCCTTCTGCTTCGCACGCGATACCCTCCACTTCCACCCCAGCGCCTCGTCCTCTCACTATTTCCAAGTCGGACTTGGAAGCCCGGACCCTCCAGGTCGGTTGCTTCCCGCTCTCCCACCCTCATCGGCTCGATTCTCTTGGAGGTTCTTGGACTGGCAATCAGATGGGCTGGCGAGCGGGCGAGTTGACCGAAGAAGGGGCAGTTGGGGGAG CTTTGTCACCCGAAGATGGCGCCAAGCATGACTCAGTCGGCAACGTAAAGAGGACCCAAGCCATTCGCAGGAGACATAACGCAGGAACCAACCCGACACCCCCGCCTTCCACCATGGGATCCCCTCCTAG CCTCCAGGACCTCCAAAGGGCTCGGACCTCCTCGCACTCGCGGACGCGCAACCTTCCCTCTGCCTTACAGTTTGCCTCGTCACTTCTGCTCCCCCGCAGCGGCATTCATGAGGCCTCCACCTTCGACGACACATCAGAGGGGGCCGTGCACTATTTTTTCGATGAGAGCG GAGTGAAGAGATCCTACACATTTGGACCTGCGGGAGGAGGTTATGAGGATCCAGTTCA agagagggagaggcagTCTCAATCCTCAAGCTTCACCTCCACAGAAGTCCAGGAAGGTGCACCTGTCTTGTCCATGCTGCAACCAAGACCAGTGGTCCTACAGGGCATGCAGGTGCGCAGGGTGCCATTGGAAATGCCTGAG TTTGACCTGGATCACGAGTCCCTGCAGGAATCCCAGGAGAACACGCTGATGATCGAGGAGAAGGCGAAACCCAAACAGTACTATCGCTTTTGGGTCCTGCCTGGGAAATGGGTCAGGGTCCGCTATGATCGATTAGCACTTCTGGCCTTGTTGGACAG GAACCGGCGTGTgggagaaaatgtttttgctgtGGTGCTGGCCAGTCTGGTAGCTTTTCTGGGCTTCCAACTGTTGCTTCAGGGCTTTTTCAGGGACATCTGGGTCTTCCAGTTTTGCCTGGTCATTGCAAGTTGCCAATACTCCTTACTTAAG AGTGTACAACCAGATGCAGCCTCTCCCATGCAT GGTCACAACTGGATCATCGTCTACAGtcggcctgtttatttttgccTGTGCTGTGTGATGATCTGGATTTTTGATTTGTCTGGCCGCTCCGGCAGCCTGCAACCGTTTTCCCTTTACGGCGTCACCTTCTTTTCCGCACAATTTCTGCTTTGCATCAGAGATATGCTTCTGG TCTTCGCCTTGTGCTTCCCAGTCATCTTCCTGTTTGGCTTGCTACCTCAGGTCAATACTTTTATCATGTGTCTGTTGGAGCAGATCgacatgcacatttttggcgGAACGG CCACCACCAGTCCCCTCTCGTCTCTGTTCAGCCTCCTGCGCAGTGTGCTGGTAGCTGCCCTGCTTTATGGATTTTGTCTAGGTGCCATAAAT GCACCGTGGGGAGACGCCCATGTGCCAGTgctattttctgtgttttgcgGCTTGCTGCTCGCCTTGTCCTACCACCTGAGTCGCCAAAGCAGCGATCCAACTATCCTGGG GGCGTTGGTCCGATCCAAATTATTCCCCGAGCTGGAAAATCACATACCCGAAGACCCCCCCGTGGAGATCAAAGATCCTCTTCCAGAGAAGCTGCGCAACTCTGTG AAAGAAATTCTTCATTCCGACCTGGTCATGTGTCCCCTCATGGCTGTGATTACCTTCGCCATCAGTGCCAGCACAGTTTTCATTGCACTACAG CCTGCCCTCAGCCTCGTTTTGTACATCCTAGCGGGAGTTGTCGGCTGTATTACCCACTATCTCCTGCCTCAGCTCCGTAAACAGCTTCCTTGGTTTTGCCTGGCTCACCCCGTGCTCCGATCAAAAGAGTACAGTCAGTTCGAAGTCCGAG ATGCCGCGCAGCTGATGTGGTTTGAGAAGATGTACGCGTGGCTTCAATGTGTGGAGAAGTACTTCATCTACCCGGCGGTGGTGCTCAACTCCCTTACAACAGAAGCACGTGCTGTTGGCCAAAACCACAAAGATCTGGACATCTA CCGAGCGCTATTCATCTCGGTGGCTGGCATGAAGCTGCTGCGTTCGTCCTTCTGCGCCCCTTCGCACCAGTACGTCACACTGTGCTTCACCACGCTCTTCTTCCACTTCGACTACCCGCACTTCTCCGAGACTTTCCTGATCGACTACTACTTCATGtccattcttttcagcaag atgtgggaCTTGCTGTATAAATTGCGCTTTGTGTTGACTTACATCGCCCCTTGGCAGATCACGTGGGGCTCAGCTTTCCACGCTTTCGCGCAACCTTTTGCAGTGCCTC ACTCTGCCGTTCTCTTTGTGCAAGCTGTCTTTTCGGCCATCTTTTCAACCCCTCTAAATCCAGTCCTAGGCAGCGCTGTGTTTGTTACCTCATACACTAGGCCTGTTAAATTCTGGGAGCGAGACTACAA CACCAAGCGTGTTGACCATTCCAATACCAGACTCGCCACTCAGCTAGACCGTAACCCAG GTGCCGACGACAACAACCTGAACTCCATATTTTACGAGCACCTGACACGTTCACTGCAGCACAGTCTGTGCGGCGACCTGTTGCTCGGCCGCTGGGGCAACTACAACACCGGCGACTGCTTCATCCTCGCCTCCGACTACCTCAACGCGCTGGTGCACATCATTGAGATCGGAAACGGCCTGGTCACCTTCCAACTGAGGGGTCTGGAGTTCAGAG GCACTTACTGTCAACAGAGGGAGGTGGAAGCCATCACAGAAGGCGTGGAGGAGGACGAGGGCTGCTGCTGTTGTGAGCCGGGTCACCTGCCTCACATGCTGTCATTCAATGCCGCTTTCGGGCAGCGCTGGCTCGCCTGGGAAGTAGCGGCCACCAAGTATGTGCTGGAAGGGTACAGCATCAGTGACAACAATGCCGCCTCCATGCTGCAAGTCTTTGACTTGCGCAAGATTCTCATCACGTATTATGTCAAG AGCATCATTTACTATGTGAGCCGATCACCCAAGCTGGAGGAGTGGTTGGCAAATGAGGCCATCCATGAGGCACTGCGACCTTGTCTGGCACCCAACTACGTGGACAGCGACCCCACTTTCAACCTGAACATCGACGAGGACTACGATCACAGGGCCTCCGGCATCACACTGGCTTCCTTCTGCCTGATCTATGTGGACTGGATTCAGTATTGCAACAGCAGGCGTCAAACG CCTGTCACAAGTGACCGCGATTCCCCTCTAGTCAGTCTGTGCTTTGGTTTGTGTATCCTGGGGAGAAGAGCCCTTGGCACTGCCTCCCACAGCATGTCTGCAAG CTTAGAGCCGTTCCTCTACGGGCTCCACGCGCTCTTCAAGGGAGACTTTCGCATCACGTCTCCGCGAGACGAGTGGGTCTTCGCAGATATGGACCTTTTAAATCGAGTCGTGGCGCCTGGAGTGCGGATGTCCCTTAAATTGCATCAG GACCACTTCACCTCTCCAGATGAGTACGAAGACCCCGCGGTGCTGTATGACGCCATCACGGCCAATGAGGAGAAAATGTTGATATCGCATGAGGGCGACCCCGTTTGGCGCAGCGCCATCCTTGCCAACATGCCCTCGCTGCTAGCGTTGCGTCACATCATGGACGACGGAAGCGACGAGTACAAGATCATCATGTTGAATAAGAGGTTTCTCAGCTTCAGAGTCATCAAG GTGAACAGAGAGTGCGTCCGAGGACTGTGGGCCGGTCAACAGCAGGAGCTGGTCTTCCTGCGGAACCGCAACCCCGAGCGCGGCAGCATTCAGAACGCCAAGCAGGCCCTGAGGAATATGATCAACTCGTCGTGCGACCAGCCCATCGGATACCCCATCTACGTGTCCCCCCTGACCACGTCTTACGCCGGCGCGCATAGTCAGCTGCGCTCCGTGTGGGGTGGGCCCGTCAGCCCGCACAATATCTACAACTGGCTCATCAATAGCTGGGACAG GATGCAGAAAGGATGCGGTGCCGGTTGCAATAGCGGAGGAAACATCGAAGACTCGGACTGCGGCGGCGGCTCCGCGTCCATCACCACCAACGTTGCCATTCACACTAGCCAAAGCACACCAGCTTCCAGCCTTCCTCAGCCACATATCACCACCATACAAACCTCACTGG GTACAGACAACCCAGTTGGTCCAAGCCACAACTGGCCTCACCACCCCCAACCTCTTCCCCTGGCTTTGCTCAGCCAATCGGAAGGCAGGATGGAAGCGGGTCTGCTTTCATCCCTCCAGCGTACGTCCTCCATTCAGGGCCTGTTGGGTCAGCAGCTGTCCAACTCCCAACTCTCCTTCAGTGGCTCGGTGGCGCCTCCCCCTCTGCCCGCGCCCGAGCGCTTCTGCCCCTCTGGCTTCCTGGACAACTCGGCCCACAGGGCGAGCCAGCGGGCTGGCTTCGCCCAAGGCAACGTTCTTCACTTTGAGAGCCATTTCGGGAAGTGGACCTTTTCGGGCAGAAAGGGCTTTAACGGTCCGGCCGCAATAGCGACGACGGAAGGCGATGGAGGAAGCGTCCACGCCATTCGTACTCAG CCGCCACTCCCCGTCCCCCCAGAGCAGGACCCCGGTCTTTCCCAAGACCCACTGGGAGCCACAAGGACGCTGGATTCCTCCCCCCCTGCACCGCCTGATGAATCCACAGAGTTGCCTTTACTAGAGCACCTGCGCTGA